A stretch of DNA from Trichomycterus rosablanca isolate fTriRos1 chromosome 1, fTriRos1.hap1, whole genome shotgun sequence:
caccaagcggctaactcataccacatagttgtgtttgctgggtgaatacatttgcaaatttttaatagtgaccgaatatatgtgtccttgtcaatttaaaagaaaaaaatcgatgctattctgtttacatttataagcacaaagtcaaaaggaAAGAGCTCTCCTTCACCAAAacacggaataagagcctcactacatgcgccgattcatttgcgtagggtgcgcaaagtgcgtaaggtgcacccgtactttacgtacgtatagtttacactattatttccataaaattgccccaatttctgtatctgcaaagcaaagtattcaaaaacttacaatcttccaatacctaccaatgtactgatgtctgttaggattttaacaacagaaCAACATgatggtaccacaacaaaacacagcagagcaggaggggaggagtgGAGTCTGAACAgacatggtctttactttctgatgaaatgggagaaacgtgctgaatgtagcggagaaaaagtaaaactaaagtatcgatcccatcacactagtatcgatccaataccaataccaacgttggtatcgataatatcaatatttggatcgatccgcccaccactagtgTTTGTTACAGGCATCACATTCTACAATaaaaagtgtttatatttacaaactacaatgaagttgGTCAGTTGGAATATTTTTCTTaatctttatctacttttactattaaaaattcaagaaaattaataaattacagattcttttttttattgcattttaccaaATGTCTCAACTTTTCTGGAAGTAGGGTTTGTACATTTTCCATATAGATTCTTCTATTAATTGATAATGATTATTCATACCGTTGAACATTGTTTAAAGAAACTATACAATATTAAGAATGTTTGTGAGGTTTGTTggcttgtgttttgttttttagacTGGACCCTTTCAACTGAaatccccaccactgtcaaATTATAACCAGCAACTATGGCTCATATGTGTCATAGAGATGGCACATCAGAAGGACGGTGAGACATTTTAGCATGTTTCACTGATTAAACACCTCCTAATCATTACTGTGTatctaagtttttttttttttacttaatgttGTGGACAATGTTGTGTGTTATTTTGTTATAGAGGTGAGTTTGTTCTCAATTTAGTGCACACTTTGTTATTTTGTTATAGAggtgagtttgtttgtttggtaaaACAAGGTTTTAGCAACACTTTTCAGGAGAGGCTCTATGTGCACATGATCATGAAACAACATGTTTTTTGCTGTATAACTGTAATTAAGTGGTTGTTCAGAGATGTCAGTACAATTTTTATCAGGCTATCAATTCTACTAATTTTGATTGCTGTGATAAAGTGATATTATttgatataatatttatttctttatagtgCCCCAGTTGCTTTTTATATAAATGACCAGCATTCACATTAGTTTGgttaattttcagcatttaacttCTTACAGTTGTGTTGTTTGCTTTTCTCAGAACTCAAAAGAAAGTTTGAGATGAATGTGGAATTAAAAGGTGTGATGCAGGATGGCAGCATAATGCACATTAGTGATAATGTGCACCGTAAATCCCGTACCCTGCGCTGTGCCCCAGTGAGTCTTTCAGCAACTTAAGAAATATCATTTATTGCTGTCGTTTGAACTGTTTTGTAAATGCTGActtgattatttgcttttaaatatttatattaatatttatacagtggggtcaaaaagtatttagtcagccactgattgtgcaggttctcctacttagaatgatgagagaggtctgtaattttcatcataggtacacttcaactatgagagacaaaatgagagaaaaaatccaggaaatcacattgtaggatttttaaagaatttatttgtaaattatggtggaaaataagtatttggtcaataacaaacaagcaagatttctggctctcacagacctgtaacttcttctttaagaagctcttctgtcctccactcattacctgtattaatggcacctgtttgacctcgttatctgtataaaagacacctgtccacagcctcaaacagtcagactccaaactcaatcatggccaagaccaaagagctgtcgaaggacaccaggaagaaaattgtagacctgcaccaggctgggaagagtgaatctacaataggcaagcaggttggtgtgaataaatcaactgtgggagcaattgtaagaaaatggaagacatacaagaccattgataatctccctcgatctggggccccatgcaagatctcatccggtggggtcaaaatgatcatgagaacggtgagcaaaaatcccagaactacacagagggacctgatgaatgacctgcagagagctgggaccaaagtaacaaaggctaccatcagtaacacactacgccgagagggactcaaatcctgcagtgccaggcgtgtccccctgcttaagccagtacatgtccagacccgtctgaagtttgccagagagcatatggatgatccagaagaggattgggagaatatcatgtggtcagatgaaaccaaaatggaactttttggtaaaaactcaactcgtcgtgtttggaggaagaagaatgccgagttgcatcccaagaacaccatacctactgtgaagcatgggggtggaaacatcatgctttgtggctgtttttctgcaaagggcactggacgactgatctgtgttaagggaagaatgaacggggccatgtatcgtgagattttaagccaaaacctccttccatcagtgagagcattgaagatggaacgtggctgggtcttccagcatgacaatgatcccaaacacaccgctcgggaaacgaaggagtggcttcgtaaaaagcatttcaaggtccgggagtggcctagccagtctccagacctcaaccccatagaaaatttgtggagtccgtgttgcccagtgacagccccaaaacatcactgctctagaggacatctgcatggaggaatgggccaaaataccagctacagtgtgtgcaaacctggtgaagacttacaggaaacgtttgacctctgtcattgccaacaaaggttatgttacaaagtattgaattgaacttttgttattgaccaaatacttattttccaccataatttacaaataaattctttaaaaatcctacaatgtgatttcctggattttttttttctcattttgtctctcatagttgaagtgtacctatgatgaaaattacagacctctctcatctttctaagtaggagaacctgcacaatcagtggctgactaaatactttttgaccccactgtatataatattttttccCTGACAGCCTGAACAGAAGTGTGATGAGATCATTGTTGTGCATCTGGGTTATCTGACATACACTCAGTATCAAATCAATGTCAGTCTAAAAGACCTGGAAGATCTGGTGCAGAACATccaaaatgttacatttatggTGAGCGACTACTGCCGTATTATCGGTCAAAGATGATTTAATTTTATGCTCtttttaaacaacaaaaattttgaattgtttaatgatccTAGCAGAGTAATGTCCATAATCCTGTGTTGTCCTGTAACAGATCAAAACATACAACCCTACATTCTCCCAGACTGAGATCTGGTTCCGGTTTGTGTTTGTCGTCATGACTTTTGCAGTGACGGTAAGCATGTTCTCAAATTCTGTTGTAATAACGATATCtgttcatttgtttttgtttttttgcgtattgtatttatatttttgggaaatgtttttttttgtaaaatgagatgataaatagtttattttatgtgttttttagTGTATATTTGCTCACTCTTTAAGAAAATTCTCAATGAGAGATTGGGGAATGGAGCAGAAGTGGATGTCCATTTTGTTGCCTTTACTTTTGCTGTACAATGGTAAGCATCCCATGTTCATAATTTAACTAACAATCTTGTACTGGAATTCCTAAAGACTAAAACCTGGCAGTATAAAAAGTCTTGGCACTAACAAGGATTTTAAACCACACATTAGCTTTATGCGGTgaaaaatttaattgctctaaTTACAATCTTAATTCCAGATAAATGAGGCTATTTGATGTATTGCTATATTAGTCTTTCTAGTTAAGAAACACCACTTGTCGGGAATGGTTTAACCCTTAAGCTTGTAGTGGGAAAACCTACATGGTGTCCCTGGGTAGAATAGGTCCCCAGCCTTCTCATGGTGTTTGTTAGTGGTGATCAAATGAGGTGCCTTGTTTACAGTGAGGTGTGACCCGTGTTTGCAGAGAAAGGGATCCTGGTGTTTGAGGGGAGTGGTGATCGTGGTCACCATGTCCTCAAAACAGTACTTTGGCCCAGACTTTGCATAGATGGGAGGTTGGAGAGGCCCGCTCCTATAAATCGGCTGTTCAGAATATGTCTTGGTTGTATCTTTCATTAGATCCCTAAAATGTGCTTGCTCAGGGTCAATCAAGCACCAGTAACACCTGGAGTTTTGAGTATATCACCCTTGTATCCCTTTGAAGAGGAAATTGCTAAAGTACATACAATGAACgtacaataaaaaagaaaacaagaaagaaccaaaaaaaatcacatttatttgttttatgagTGAAGCTCATCATTGGATACCAAAGGGGAATGTTGAGCTTTATACCCCAAATACAATTATATTCTGTAAATGTCAGAAGTATGGCCATGGATCATTCACATTCACGGTACCAGCTGCACCTGCAGAGAGGGGGGCCTTAACGTCCTAAAGCCCCCAAATGCAGGAACTATGGGGGCTCACACTAAGCAGCAGACAACTTTTCCTACATGGTTTAAGGAAAAGCAACAGATAATCAAATGTACAAGAAAAATGAGCCATACAGAGTCCAAAAAAATCGTAGGTGACTCCCCCAGCTTTAGGTTTACAAAGTCCTTTGCAGCAGTAGTGAAGGCTACCCGATCCAGTGCGTTTTAAAGTAAACATAAATGCAGATTGTGTCCATTTGTATTTACTTTTGTCTGAAATTTAATTAAAGTgcattcaggtggcgcagtctgttacactagcccactatcaGCTGGcctggtgtctacacagacataattgggtATGTCTTGACTATGacacagacataactggctaTGTCCGCCtcggccctgaccaggataaaggttaatgaaagtaaaaaaaaattagttaACCTATAGAGTTAAGTGATCTATTAAAACATATGCCATATTTTTCCTCTCCTGTTTTAGATCCATTTTTCCCGTTGTCCTTCCTGACAAACAGCTGGTTTCCTGGAACACTGGACACGTTTTTTCAGGCTCTGTTCCTGTGCATGCTGCTGCTCTTCTGGCTCTGTGTATATGATGGTATCAGAGTAcaggtttgtttttttcccttcttttatctaaatgattaaaattttaattatttatttatgatagtAAATACTCAACGAAATAAGGAATTAAAGTTTTAGCAAATGTCgaaaatattgaactttttgaCATGTTATAATTTGTGCTGATATGGCGTTAAACTCTACTGTCTCTAATCTCTAATAGACAGATATACCTTCCTAATACACTTGGGTATGCTTAAGAAAATAATTTCCCTAATTTGCCAAATTCTgggcatttttgtttttattttttaaatcgtTGTGCCTCTTGAAATTGCCGCCTTGTGTTTCCAGAAACATATCCTAAACATTTTGTCCTGGCATGTGAGGAGAACTTACAATCTCTTGACAATctcttaaaaataaattgtgttttttacAGCATTCTCTTACATTGTCAGGTAAATTCTAATCTGTAGTTATACCCTTAGGGGGAGAGGAAGTGCTTTACATTCTACTTGCCCAAGCTGGCAATTGTGGGCCTGCTGTGGATTTCTGCCGTGACCCTAGGAATATGGCAACTGTAAGATATGTCTATAATTCTATTATTTGTCGTACAAaggaaagatttccaatgttttcactgaacagcttcattgtattttgtgaatgtaaacaaattttcaatttgatgcctgcaacatactcaaagttgggacggggttAAATGTGGCTCTACCAAAGGATCAGTCTCTGCAAGCAAAAATGGGTcgggctcaccactttgtgtaACCTCATGAGGAAATTGTCAATCCAGTCAAACAACATTTCTCAAAACTGCTAATAATTTAAGTCTTTCACCATGTACTGAACCTAATATTATACAACCCCAGATCAgatgaagttgggacagtatggaaaatgcttgaaaaaaaaaacagaagttgTGTTCTCTGTGCGAAAGACACAAAGGACCTTCCACATAAAAGACCTAAATTGCTTAGTAGTAATGCGTGTGCTTGATTGGCCTGCCAGCAAtccgtttcaaattaaaagcatATAGAACATTATGAGAAGGAAGATTGCACAATGGCatccacagactgttgagcagctaaagtcttctacaacccctggcaaaaattatggaatcaccactcttggaggaTGTTcattcaattgtttaattttgttaaaaaaaaaaaaatcacaaacatgccacaaaactatcatttttttaaattccaaccttctggcattaagaaacaataaaaaaagaaaggaatataattgttgtggtcagtcacaattgctttttttagatcaagtagaggaaaaaaatatggcatCACTCAATTctaaggaaaaaattatggaatcactctgtaatttgcagttctAAAACAAACACCTGCAGCAGATTAAATTAGCTAATTATTCtttagtttaaaaagagtgctcacaccttggagagctgttgcacaaagcggCTTGACATAAATCATGGCTCCAACATAAGagatgtcagttgaaacaaaggagaggattataaaacttcTTCAAGAAGGTAAATCATCacggaatgtcgcaaaagatgttggttgttcctaGTCAGCTGTGtctaaaatctggaccaagtacaaacaaaatgggaaggttgtaaaatggaagcatactggtagaccaaggaaGACATCAAAGcgtcaagatagaaaacttaaagcaataggtcttgaaaacagaaaatgaacaacaaaacaaatgagaaacaagtgggcGGAAAGTGGACTCAATGTCTGTGACCGAACTGTAAGAAATtgcctaaaagaaatgggatttacatacagaaaagccaaatgaaagccatcattaacatctaaacagaaaagaacaaggttaaagtgggctaaagaaaagcaatcatgGACCGTGGGGCACTGGgtgaaagtgatcttcagtgatgaatcgcaaatctgcattgggcaaggtaatgatgctggaacttttgtttggtgccggtccaatgaaatttatgaagataactgcctgaAGAAAACATGTGAATTTCCACAGtcattgatgatatgggcctgcatgtcaggTAAAGGCACGGCGGAGATGGCAGTCATTacatcttcaataaatgccaaagtctacattgaaattttggacacatttcttattccatcagttgaaaggatgtttggtgatgatgacttaatttttcaagatgataatgcatcttgccatagggcaaaggacgtgaaaactttccttcaagaaaacatataatgtcaatggcatggcctgcaaatagtccggatctcagtccagttgaaaatctctggtggaaattgaagaaagtggtcaatgacaaggtttcAACCTGCAAAgttgatctggcaacagcaataagagacagttggaGCCAGATtaatgaagaatactgtttgtcattagttaagtCCATGCCTCAGAGAATTCAAGctgttataaaagccagaggtggtgcaacaaagtactaatggtgcagtgtttttctcatgattccataattttatCTTTAgaattgagtgattccatatttttttcctatacttgatctaaaaaaaaaaaaaagcaattgtgactgaccacaacaattacatttctttcttttttaattgtttcttaatgccagaaggtttaagaaaattaaacgattgaaagaacatcctccaagagtggtgattccataatttttgccaggggttgtataaagCAAGAATAATATTCAGTTATATACAGTTCacaaacagttaaaaatgtcattaataGGATAGGTAATgcaacacagtggtaaaacatgcctCTCTCAAATTTGAGCGTGTCAGTAAAAGCTTTGTTAACCTTTATTTGTCTCTTTGAGGGAATGACGGTATCTAACAGAACACAAATTCTTGTTTGtgttgcattttaaaaaatttaccAGAATGAATAATTTTCTAGTTAAAATACAATGTGTGGACATATGATTGAGAGAAACTGTGGTATAGGCTTGAGAATAAACAAT
This window harbors:
- the tmem181 gene encoding transmembrane protein 181 isoform X2, translated to MHSVRLAPMRLYTLTRRHFVLMFVVFLMCFGLTLLIGVAGPKIIIENSYSVLNSGANASKTGPFQLKSPPLSNYNQQLWLICVIEMAHQKDELKRKFEMNVELKGVMQDGSIMHISDNVHRKSRTLRCAPPEQKCDEIIVVHLGYLTYTQYQINVSLKDLEDLVQNIQNVTFMIKTYNPTFSQTEIWFRFVFVVMTFAVTCIFAHSLRKFSMRDWGMEQKWMSILLPLLLLYNDPFFPLSFLTNSWFPGTLDTFFQALFLCMLLLFWLCVYDGIRVQGERKCFTFYLPKLAIVGLLWISAVTLGIWQLVNELQDPTYRYNIDIKHFQGMKMLFVCLVALYVLYLGFLLIRAWSELKNMPYSDLRVKFLTGLTLLVLLISMVILYLRFGSKALQDNFVAELSTNYQNSAEFLSFYGLLNFYLYTLAFIYSPSKNAVYDSQMKDNPAFSMLNDSDDEVIYGDYEDMPLQNGRAIKSTSKYQDETDSD
- the tmem181 gene encoding transmembrane protein 181 isoform X3, with amino-acid sequence MDMLAPMRLYTLTRRHFVLMFVVFLMCFGLTLLIGVAGPKIIIENSYSVLNSGANASKTGPFQLKSPPLSNYNQQLWLICVIEMAHQKDELKRKFEMNVELKGVMQDGSIMHISDNVHRKSRTLRCAPPEQKCDEIIVVHLGYLTYTQYQINVSLKDLEDLVQNIQNVTFMIKTYNPTFSQTEIWFRFVFVVMTFAVTCIFAHSLRKFSMRDWGMEQKWMSILLPLLLLYNDPFFPLSFLTNSWFPGTLDTFFQALFLCMLLLFWLCVYDGIRVQGERKCFTFYLPKLAIVGLLWISAVTLGIWQLVNELQDPTYRYNIDIKHFQGMKMLFVCLVALYVLYLGFLLIRAWSELKNMPYSDLRVKFLTGLTLLVLLISMVILYLRFGSKALQDNFVAELSTNYQNSAEFLSFYGLLNFYLYTLAFIYSPSKNAVYDSQMKDNPAFSMLNDSDDEVIYGSDYEDMPLQNGRAIKSTSKYQDETDSD
- the tmem181 gene encoding transmembrane protein 181 isoform X1, whose product is MHSVRLAPMRLYTLTRRHFVLMFVVFLMCFGLTLLIGVAGPKIIIENSYSVLNSGANASKTGPFQLKSPPLSNYNQQLWLICVIEMAHQKDELKRKFEMNVELKGVMQDGSIMHISDNVHRKSRTLRCAPPEQKCDEIIVVHLGYLTYTQYQINVSLKDLEDLVQNIQNVTFMIKTYNPTFSQTEIWFRFVFVVMTFAVTCIFAHSLRKFSMRDWGMEQKWMSILLPLLLLYNDPFFPLSFLTNSWFPGTLDTFFQALFLCMLLLFWLCVYDGIRVQGERKCFTFYLPKLAIVGLLWISAVTLGIWQLVNELQDPTYRYNIDIKHFQGMKMLFVCLVALYVLYLGFLLIRAWSELKNMPYSDLRVKFLTGLTLLVLLISMVILYLRFGSKALQDNFVAELSTNYQNSAEFLSFYGLLNFYLYTLAFIYSPSKNAVYDSQMKDNPAFSMLNDSDDEVIYGSDYEDMPLQNGRAIKSTSKYQDETDSD